The Castor canadensis chromosome 8, mCasCan1.hap1v2, whole genome shotgun sequence genome contains a region encoding:
- the Mfsd5 gene encoding molybdate-anion transporter has product MLVTAYLSFVGLLASCLGLELSRCRAKPPGRACNNPSFLQFQLDFYQVYFLALAADWLQAPYLYKLYQHYHFLEGQIAILYVCGLASTVLFGLVASSLVDWLGRKKSCVLFSLTYSLCCLTKLSQDYFVLLVGRALGGLSTALLFSAFEAWYIHEHMERHDFPAEWIPATFARAAFWNHALAVVAGVAAEAVASWMGLGPVAPFVAAIPLLALTGALALRNWGENYDRQRAFSKTCAGGLRCLLSDRRVLLLGTIQALFESVIFIFVFLWTPVLDPHGAPLGIVFSSFMAASLLGSSLYRIATSKRYHLQPMHLLSLAVLIVVFSLFMLTFSTSPGQESPVESFIAFLLIELACGLYFPSMSFLRRKVIPETEQAGVLNWFRVPLHLLACLGLLVLHDSDRKTGTRNMFSICSAVMVMALLAVVGLFTVVRHDAELRVPSPTGEPYAPEL; this is encoded by the coding sequence ATGCTGGTGACTGCCTACCTGTCTTTTGTGGGCCTCCTAGCCTCCTGCCTGGGGCTGGAGCTGTCAAGATGCCGGGCTAAGCCCCCTGGAAGAGCCTGCAacaatccctccttccttcagTTTCAACTGGACTTTTATCAGGTCTACTTCCTGGCCCTGGCTGCTGACTGGCTCCAGGCCCCCTACCTCTATAAACTCTATCAGCATTACCACTTCCTGGAGGGTCAAATTGCCATCCTTTATGTTTGTGGCCTGGCCTCCACAGTCCTCTTTGGCCTAGTGGCATCCTCCCTTGTGGATTGGCTGGGCCGCAAGAAGTCTTGTGTTCTCTTCTCCCTCACTTACTCTCTATGCTGCTTAACCAAACTCTCTCAGGACTACTTTGTGCTGCTGGTGGGCCGAGCTCTTGGTGGGCTGTCCACTGCCCTCCTCTTCTCGGCCTTTGAGGCCTGGTACATCCATGAGCACATGGAGCGGCATGACTTCCCTGCTGAGTGGATCCCAGCTACCTTTGCCCGAGCTGCCTTCTGGAACCATGCGTTGGCTGTAGTGGCAGGTGTGGCAGCTGAGGCTGTGGCTAGCTGGATGGGGCTGGGGCCTGTAGCACCCTTTGTGGCTGCCATTCCTCTCCTGGCTCTGACTGGGGCCTTGGCCCTTCGCAACTGGGGAGAGAACTATGATCGGCAGCGTGCCTTCTCAAAGACCTGTGCTGGAGGTTTGCGCTGCCTCCTATCAGACCGACGAGTGCTGCTGCTAGGCACCATACAAGCCCTGTTTGAGAGTGTCATTTTCATCTTTGTCTTCCTGTGGACACCTGTATTGGACCCACATGGGGCCCCCCTGGGCATTGTCTTCTCTAGTTTCATGGCAGCTAGCCTGCTAGGTTCTTCCTTGTACCGTATTGCTACCTCCAAGAGGTACCACCTTCAGCCCATGCACCTGCTCTCCCTTGCTGTCCTCATTGTCGTCTTCTCTCTCTTCATGTTGACTTTCTCCACCAGCCCAGGCCAGGAGAGTCCAGTGGAATCCTTCATTGCCTTTCTACTTATTGAGTTAGCCTGTGGGCTCTACTTTCCCAGCATGAGCTTCCTACGGAGAAAGGTGATCCCTGAAACAGAGCAGGCTGGTGTACTCAACTGGTTCCGGGTGCCCCTGCACTTACTGGCCTGCCTAGGGCTTCTTGTCCTCCATGACAGTGATCGAAAAACAGGTACTCGGAACATGTTCAGCATTTGCTCTGCCGTCATGGTGATGGCTCTGCTGGCAGTGGTAGGACTCTTCACCGTGGTAAGGCATGATGCTGAGTTACGGGTGCCTTCACCCACCGGGGAGCCCTATGCCCCTGAGCTCTAA
- the LOC141425763 gene encoding uncharacterized protein, with amino-acid sequence MTGGMKVHVLFEEQVLVWCRWRAVSGGWRVLPGKSGRGGLSSLQDQQGSACLRFNPASPLPPTVHPFPPHQLPQVPSPPPSPQPACSCSQMDFSLGLHLGPRNKKATHQEPPTQSGHGPQAASPCLPCPPSACPCPCPGCPPPTCSCTACPSYAVTCPSCPSLPGPPCTCSFPPCPVCPPLTYPHISCTPCSGPLPTFCHPSPCPIYPCSKGQAACRSSHLGSDSCGCGRGAAWGPRGSMSCCNFCFRGQRASRGCCLIV; translated from the coding sequence ATGACTGGAGGCATGAAAGTGCATGTCCTATTTGAAGAACAAGTTTTGGTCTGGTGCAGGTGGAGGGCTGTCAGTGGAGGGTGGAGGGTGTTGCCAGGCAAGTCTGGAAGGGGAGGGCTGAGCTCCCTGCAGGATCAGCAAGGCTCAGCGTGTCTTAGGTTTAATCCTGcctctcccctacccccaacAGTCcaccccttccccccccaccagCTCCCACAGGTGCCCTCCCCTCCACCCAGCCCTCAGCCTGCCTGCTCCTGTAGCCAAATGGACTTCTCTCTGGGCCTACACTTGGGGCCTCGAAATAAGAAGGCTACTCACCAAGAGCCCCCTACACAGTCTGGGCACGGACCACAGGCTGCCTCCCCTTGCCTGCCCTGTCCCCCCTCTGCCTGTCCCTGCCCCTGCCCTGGCTGTCCCCCTCCCACCTGCTCCTGCACTGCCTGTCCCTCCTACGCAGTTACATGCCCATCCTGTCCCAGCCTCCCAGGCCCACCCTGCACCTGCTCTTTTCCTCCTTGCCCTGTTTGTCCTCCCTTGACTTATCCCCATATCTCCTGCACTCCCTGCTCAGGTCCACTCCCGACTTTCTGTCACCCTTCACCTTGCCCTATTTACCCTTGTTCCAAAGGCCAAGCTGCCTGTCGCAGCTCCCACTTGGGCAGTGATAGCTGCGGCTGTGGCCGAGGGGCTGCTTGGGGGCCTCGGGGCTCCATGAGCTGCTGCAATTTCTGCTTTAGAGGACAGCGTGCTTCTCGGGGGTGCTGTCTAATAGTCTAG